The Chloroherpetonaceae bacterium genome includes a window with the following:
- a CDS encoding AAA family ATPase, with translation MSWQHILGQKQQIETLRRTMQAGRLPNAYLFVGPEGVGKDAVALELAKTLNCLSPSARRNAEACDQCESCQAFAELLHPNLEYVFPVEGIVLREVSDSSKEREKQEEALAQYKQLFAEKRRNPYFKMQMEKSMGILAEQIEELIRKAQFKPESGMRIFLISQADRMNTTAANRLLKILEEPPPFVLFILTTARPDAMLPTIVSRCQLVRFSALSSEEMLSRLAGGADSAAQVRFAVGLARGNFFKAQQLLCDPTALQLRNRALDWLRTILAENRLLERIRFIEELTKQTRDAQLEVLSALLLIFQDAQRVRQLGAALSPLVNTDISETIEKFVKAFPNANFDAAAKLVEESLYSLMRNANPQLTLSALSIQLRPLLRGLPFSD, from the coding sequence ATGAGCTGGCAACACATTTTAGGACAAAAGCAGCAAATAGAGACATTGCGTCGCACGATGCAAGCGGGTCGTTTGCCCAACGCTTACCTTTTTGTGGGGCCTGAGGGCGTGGGCAAAGATGCGGTGGCGCTCGAGCTTGCCAAAACACTCAACTGTCTTTCGCCCAGTGCACGACGGAATGCCGAGGCTTGCGACCAGTGCGAAAGCTGTCAAGCCTTCGCAGAGCTACTGCACCCTAACCTCGAGTATGTCTTTCCGGTTGAGGGAATTGTTCTGCGTGAAGTTTCCGACAGCAGCAAAGAGCGAGAAAAGCAGGAAGAAGCCTTAGCGCAATACAAGCAGCTTTTCGCCGAAAAACGCCGAAATCCTTACTTCAAGATGCAGATGGAAAAATCAATGGGGATTTTGGCAGAGCAGATTGAAGAGCTGATTCGCAAAGCGCAGTTTAAGCCAGAGAGTGGGATGCGCATTTTTCTTATCTCCCAAGCCGACCGAATGAATACCACTGCAGCGAATCGCTTGCTTAAAATTCTGGAAGAGCCGCCACCCTTTGTGCTTTTTATTCTCACGACGGCTCGCCCTGATGCTATGCTTCCGACAATTGTCTCACGCTGCCAGCTTGTGCGGTTTTCAGCTCTCTCCTCCGAAGAAATGCTTTCGCGCTTGGCTGGTGGAGCAGACAGTGCGGCACAAGTCCGGTTCGCCGTCGGTCTTGCACGTGGCAATTTTTTTAAGGCACAGCAGCTTCTTTGCGACCCTACAGCGCTGCAGCTACGCAACCGTGCTCTCGACTGGCTGCGCACTATCTTGGCCGAAAACCGCCTACTTGAGAGAATTCGCTTTATTGAGGAACTTACAAAGCAGACGAGAGATGCACAGCTTGAAGTTTTGAGCGCCTTGCTACTCATCTTTCAAGACGCGCAGCGTGTCCGCCAGTTAGGTGCCGCACTCTCTCCTCTTGTAAATACTGATATTTCCGAGACCATTGAAAAGTTCGTGAAAGCTTTCCCTAATGCAAACTTTGATGCTGCCGCAAAGCTGGTCGAAGAGAGCTTGTATTCTTTGATGCGCAATGCTAATCCACAGCTCACCCTTTCTGCACTGTCCATTCAACTTAGGCCGCTGCTCCGTGGCTTACCTTTCTCGGATTGA
- a CDS encoding glycosyltransferase family 4 protein has product MTISFACPLSFHLPGGGLRIIVEYANHLAMRGHRMFLIAAHNTLGVDRFASPLQHLKRWIWFFLRGVGYGGGYKPHRWISLHPSVKLLWRPSLHWRWLPDADVVIATTWEASEYVASYPSSKGKKFYFIQGPEIHLDGVDPKRVEAAWKLPLTKLVIASWLKDLLASMGECAHVVSFGVDSPYSPFRLLIPIEARQPTHVLMLYHTLALKGSQYGLAALYKVKAQVPALTAQLFGVVKPPPNLPSWIHYVQNPSPTQLCQLYNDAAIFLAPNLSEGLSLTPIEAMQCGAAVCLTDIAAHREYAADNQTALFAPPQDSEKMAEQVLRLIRNPDERVALAKAAYAHIRTYTWARAVETFERILQS; this is encoded by the coding sequence ATGACGATTTCTTTCGCATGCCCCTTATCATTTCATCTTCCAGGCGGTGGACTTAGAATCATCGTGGAGTATGCTAACCATCTTGCCATGCGTGGACATCGCATGTTTCTCATTGCAGCCCACAATACATTAGGCGTAGACCGATTTGCTTCACCGCTGCAACACTTGAAGCGATGGATATGGTTTTTCCTGCGTGGAGTAGGCTATGGCGGTGGCTACAAGCCGCACCGCTGGATAAGTTTGCACCCAAGCGTAAAACTGCTCTGGCGTCCTAGCCTGCATTGGCGCTGGCTGCCCGATGCAGACGTGGTAATTGCAACGACTTGGGAAGCCAGTGAGTATGTCGCATCTTACCCCTCATCAAAAGGCAAGAAGTTTTATTTCATTCAAGGCCCTGAAATACATCTTGATGGCGTTGACCCAAAGCGGGTTGAAGCAGCTTGGAAACTGCCACTGACTAAACTGGTGATAGCCAGTTGGCTGAAAGACTTGCTGGCATCAATGGGAGAGTGTGCCCACGTTGTTTCTTTTGGCGTGGACTCACCATATAGCCCGTTTCGACTCCTGATCCCCATTGAAGCCCGCCAACCGACTCATGTGCTGATGCTATATCATACCCTTGCGCTAAAAGGCTCACAGTATGGGCTGGCGGCGCTTTACAAAGTCAAAGCACAAGTGCCTGCACTTACTGCTCAGCTATTTGGGGTAGTGAAACCGCCGCCAAATTTGCCCAGTTGGATACACTATGTGCAGAATCCTTCCCCGACGCAGCTATGCCAGCTTTACAACGACGCTGCTATCTTCCTTGCACCCAATCTTTCAGAGGGTCTCTCACTGACACCTATTGAAGCAATGCAGTGTGGTGCAGCCGTCTGCTTGACCGATATTGCTGCACACCGTGAGTATGCAGCAGATAATCAAACGGCTCTATTTGCGCCGCCGCAGGATAGCGAAAAGATGGCTGAGCAAGTGTTGCGGCTAATTCGTAATCCTGATGAGCGCGTTGCACTGGCAAAAGCCGCTTATGCGCATATTCGCACTTACACTTGGGCACGCGCCGTTGAGACATTTGAACGCATCTTACAAAGTTGA
- a CDS encoding HAMP domain-containing histidine kinase, which produces MRSTTLKGAFILIAVVGAIAVFFFTQQLISKVREQQRQKVDLWVKSLRLLVSTDNPTDVSFLFTEIVSVIDFPAILSDSAMNPLTWRNVKVDTTLSKEAQLAYLRQRIAALDKEYPPVEVWLDSNTVQYVHYGDSDLVKALQLAPILLGIGVGTFILIAYFTFSYIRRTEVSSIWVGMAKETAHQLGTPISSLMGWLELLKTSSDHPERQAQIIFEMQTDINRLNRVATRFSKIGSKATLLPENLASVIETIFDYYRARLPQMGKSVSMELSGETDLSVPINRELMEWVFENLVKNSLDAIERKSGTISAVISTEGNYVVVDVHDTGKGIEPHLRADIFRPGFSTKPRGWGLGLTLAKRIVEDYHGGKLLLKDTAVGKGTTFRIKLKRHL; this is translated from the coding sequence ATGCGTAGCACGACGCTCAAGGGCGCATTTATTTTGATTGCAGTCGTTGGGGCTATTGCCGTCTTTTTCTTTACACAGCAACTTATCAGCAAAGTTCGTGAACAGCAGCGCCAGAAAGTTGACCTTTGGGTGAAGTCGCTCCGGCTACTGGTCAGCACGGACAATCCTACCGATGTGTCGTTTCTCTTCACAGAGATTGTTAGCGTGATTGATTTTCCCGCCATTCTCTCCGACAGCGCAATGAACCCGCTGACTTGGCGCAATGTCAAAGTCGATACCACGCTCTCGAAAGAGGCACAACTGGCTTACCTGCGTCAGCGCATTGCTGCACTGGATAAAGAGTATCCACCAGTGGAAGTGTGGCTGGATTCCAACACGGTGCAGTATGTCCACTACGGCGATTCCGACCTTGTGAAAGCCTTGCAGCTTGCGCCGATTCTTTTAGGCATCGGTGTTGGCACTTTTATCTTAATCGCCTATTTCACTTTCAGCTACATTCGTCGCACGGAGGTCTCCAGCATTTGGGTCGGAATGGCAAAAGAAACGGCACATCAACTCGGCACACCGATTTCTTCACTAATGGGTTGGCTGGAACTTCTGAAAACTTCCAGCGACCACCCTGAGCGACAGGCACAAATTATTTTTGAAATGCAAACGGATATCAATCGCTTGAACCGCGTGGCGACGCGCTTTTCGAAAATCGGCTCCAAAGCCACTCTCTTGCCTGAAAATCTTGCCAGCGTGATTGAGACGATTTTTGACTACTACCGCGCTCGCTTGCCACAGATGGGCAAAAGCGTTTCAATGGAGCTTTCTGGCGAAACTGATTTGTCCGTGCCGATCAATCGAGAGCTGATGGAGTGGGTGTTTGAAAATCTTGTCAAGAACAGCCTCGATGCAATTGAGCGCAAGAGTGGCACGATTTCCGCTGTCATTTCTACTGAGGGCAACTATGTGGTGGTAGATGTGCACGACACGGGCAAAGGCATTGAGCCTCACTTGCGCGCCGACATTTTTCGTCCGGGATTTAGCACCAAGCCGCGCGGCTGGGGTCTTGGTCTGACGCTCGCCAAACGCATCGTGGAAGATTATCACGGCGGCAAACTTCTACTCAAGGATACCGCAGTTGGCAAAGGCACCACATTTCGCATTAAGCTCAAGCGCCATCTTTAG
- a CDS encoding polysaccharide deacetylase family protein, with product MDMATAQVHKPALTSIIALGKSVFRIWRTRPTTLPHTLVVLMYHKLSLHTQDSLTVRQDQFAAQLQWLQAHHYTPISFAELAAHHQAQVPLPEKPIIISFDDNYQNNFELAYPLLKQFGFKATIFVPVGLVGKTNIWDGGNEPLMSYETMRQMTDLVEFGVHSHQHRDYRSLSMNEVRQDISQAAAVAAESGFPYSPVFAYPFGGLPKNILQRRQIKEWLRASGFVCAARIKGIANTLPLRDLYEITRIGISGDDSLQTFIAKVEHGKA from the coding sequence ATGGACATGGCAACTGCGCAAGTGCATAAACCTGCACTGACAAGCATCATCGCACTGGGCAAAAGCGTCTTTCGCATTTGGCGCACACGTCCTACCACTCTGCCGCATACACTCGTTGTCCTGATGTATCACAAACTTTCTCTGCACACGCAAGACTCGCTGACGGTCAGACAAGACCAGTTTGCAGCTCAACTTCAGTGGTTGCAAGCTCATCACTATACACCGATTTCATTTGCCGAACTTGCTGCCCATCATCAAGCGCAAGTGCCGCTGCCAGAGAAGCCTATCATTATTAGCTTCGACGACAACTATCAAAACAACTTTGAGTTAGCCTATCCCCTTCTTAAACAATTTGGTTTCAAGGCAACAATTTTTGTGCCTGTGGGGCTTGTCGGCAAAACGAATATTTGGGACGGCGGCAACGAGCCGCTTATGTCATACGAGACCATGCGTCAGATGACCGACCTTGTGGAGTTTGGCGTGCACTCACATCAGCATCGAGATTATCGCTCGCTTTCAATGAACGAAGTTCGCCAAGATATTAGCCAAGCCGCTGCGGTTGCGGCTGAAAGTGGCTTTCCGTATTCGCCTGTGTTTGCCTATCCCTTCGGCGGATTGCCTAAAAACATCTTGCAGCGTCGCCAAATCAAGGAATGGCTTCGTGCATCCGGCTTTGTCTGTGCAGCGCGCATCAAAGGCATTGCCAACACGCTACCCTTGCGCGACCTGTATGAAATTACTCGCATCGGCATCTCAGGAGACGATTCCCTGCAAACTTTTATCGCCAAAGTTGAACACGGAAAAGCCTAA
- a CDS encoding class I SAM-dependent methyltransferase, with protein sequence MLEIFRRLSREYFLRLEAEVLSAGTTLLDVGCGGSSPIRFFSHKLHYAVGVDAFLPAIEQSRAHKIHHEYRQMDVLALETAFPPQSFDVVVALDVIEHFEKADGYQLIASMERIARRKVIIFTPNGFQPQGDFDDNPYQLHRSGWTVKDMRALGYSVSGMSGYKPLRGAHSEVKWKPKLFWHRVSVLTQPLVRHIPHLAYQLFCVKTFSDA encoded by the coding sequence ATGCTTGAGATTTTTCGGCGTCTTTCCAGAGAGTATTTCCTTCGCCTTGAAGCAGAAGTGCTGAGCGCTGGCACCACGCTGTTGGATGTTGGTTGCGGCGGTTCATCACCCATTCGGTTTTTTTCGCACAAATTGCACTATGCAGTTGGCGTTGATGCCTTTTTGCCAGCGATTGAACAAAGCCGCGCCCACAAGATTCATCACGAGTATCGGCAGATGGATGTGCTTGCACTTGAGACCGCTTTCCCGCCTCAGTCCTTTGATGTGGTCGTAGCGTTAGATGTCATTGAGCACTTTGAGAAAGCCGATGGCTACCAGCTCATTGCTTCAATGGAGCGCATTGCACGGCGAAAAGTCATTATTTTCACGCCCAATGGGTTTCAGCCGCAAGGCGACTTCGATGACAACCCATATCAACTGCATCGCTCGGGTTGGACGGTGAAGGACATGCGGGCGTTAGGCTACAGCGTAAGTGGAATGTCGGGCTACAAACCTTTGCGCGGCGCGCACAGCGAGGTGAAGTGGAAGCCCAAACTTTTTTGGCATCGTGTTAGCGTGCTCACGCAGCCTCTTGTGCGGCACATACCACACCTTGCATACCAACTTTTCTGTGTTAAGACGTTCAGCGATGCATAG
- a CDS encoding ABC transporter ATP-binding protein/permease, protein MKSLLWLNPYLWRYRRELAAGLLCILLTNFFMMSAPKFVGRAIDAMRSEFYAGEVGQNILLALLCSLLSGFFMFLVRQFIIVASRKIEFDLKNDFYAHLQTLSQNFFRQHSTGDLMSRATNDLNAVRNYLGPGIMYSLNTAFRLVFALSAMLTVSPVLTLFALLPAPLLSYLVYRMGKAIHNQSQVLQQQYGELTTKVQENLAGIRVVKAFVREDSEQQAFAALSMAYFTQNLKLARLQALFYPIMSSLLGLSVMLVIWVGGTEVTKGTVTLGQMTQFLMYIVTLGWPLISIGWVTNIVQRAAAAQARINAVMTTQPDIADSADTDLRITHLEGDIEFRNVSFAYPSSPERWVLRHLSFSIPRGSKFAIVGATGSGKTTLVSLLARLYEPTEGEIFIDGKPLRTIPLSVLRKAIGFVPQDHFLFSDTIRHNLAFGAPDASEAQIHSAAWVAALEEDIAHFPAGYDTLVGERGITLSGGQKQRAAIARALLRQPKILVLDDALSAVDTYTEDTILRRLQTAAASMTLILISHRISTVKNADMIIVLDEGKIVECGTHAELLAQDGIYAALYRKQLLEEEISQLD, encoded by the coding sequence ATGAAAAGTTTGCTCTGGCTAAATCCCTATCTATGGCGTTACCGACGTGAGCTGGCTGCAGGTTTGCTTTGCATTCTGCTTACAAATTTCTTTATGATGAGCGCCCCGAAGTTTGTCGGGCGTGCTATTGATGCGATGCGCAGCGAGTTTTACGCAGGTGAGGTTGGACAAAATATCCTTCTGGCCTTGCTCTGCTCGTTGCTATCAGGCTTTTTTATGTTCCTCGTCAGGCAATTCATCATTGTTGCGTCTCGCAAAATTGAGTTTGACTTGAAGAACGACTTTTACGCTCACCTTCAAACGCTTTCGCAGAACTTTTTTAGGCAGCATAGCACAGGCGACCTAATGTCCCGCGCCACCAATGACCTCAATGCGGTGCGCAACTATCTTGGGCCTGGCATAATGTATTCGCTGAATACTGCATTTCGGCTGGTGTTTGCACTCTCGGCAATGCTTACCGTTTCACCTGTGCTTACGCTGTTTGCCCTCCTACCTGCTCCGCTTCTCAGCTACCTTGTGTATCGAATGGGCAAAGCAATTCACAATCAAAGCCAAGTTTTGCAGCAACAGTATGGCGAACTTACGACAAAAGTGCAGGAAAATCTGGCAGGTATTCGTGTTGTGAAGGCATTTGTCAGAGAAGACAGCGAGCAGCAAGCTTTTGCGGCGCTTAGTATGGCTTACTTCACGCAAAACCTGAAACTGGCTCGCTTGCAAGCACTTTTTTACCCAATTATGTCCAGCTTGTTAGGACTCTCAGTCATGCTGGTTATCTGGGTCGGTGGCACAGAAGTTACCAAAGGCACGGTTACACTTGGCCAGATGACGCAGTTTTTGATGTATATCGTTACGCTAGGCTGGCCGCTGATTTCAATTGGCTGGGTTACCAACATTGTGCAGCGCGCTGCAGCTGCACAAGCCCGCATTAACGCTGTAATGACGACTCAACCTGACATTGCTGATTCTGCTGACACAGATCTTCGCATCACGCACCTTGAAGGTGATATTGAGTTTCGCAATGTCTCATTTGCTTATCCTTCTTCGCCAGAGCGATGGGTACTGCGCCACCTTTCCTTTAGTATTCCTCGTGGTAGCAAATTTGCGATTGTAGGCGCTACAGGCTCAGGTAAAACGACACTGGTCAGTTTGCTTGCACGTCTCTACGAACCCACCGAAGGCGAGATTTTCATCGATGGCAAGCCGCTTCGCACCATTCCACTTTCTGTGCTGCGCAAAGCGATTGGCTTTGTGCCACAAGACCATTTCCTTTTCTCTGACACCATTCGCCACAATCTTGCCTTCGGTGCACCAGATGCCAGCGAGGCACAAATTCACAGCGCTGCATGGGTTGCTGCTTTGGAAGAAGATATTGCCCACTTTCCTGCGGGCTACGACACACTCGTCGGGGAGCGCGGCATCACGCTCTCAGGCGGTCAAAAACAGCGTGCCGCCATCGCCCGTGCCCTTCTGCGTCAGCCTAAAATTTTGGTCTTAGATGACGCGCTCTCCGCTGTGGATACCTACACCGAAGACACCATTCTACGCCGCTTGCAAACTGCAGCGGCATCTATGACGCTCATTCTCATTAGCCATCGCATCTCGACGGTGAAAAACGCAGATATGATTATTGTGTTAGATGAGGGCAAGATTGTGGAGTGTGGCACTCACGCTGAACTGCTGGCGCAAGATGGCATCTATGCTGCCCTGTATCGCAAGCAACTGTTGGAAGAGGAAATTTCGCAGCTGGATTAA
- a CDS encoding tetratricopeptide repeat protein, with product MRQLLTAEHLQHIFADIEAAKKAGEAKIWAVKINSPVWRIRIVGQIIQAAERLQLIAREVSLVGQPNIFQQIEKDLSKPPHRLDCVVINAYADSSKDAPSEEYLCQLLELFAHQAHQYSYVFVFCLPTFLLDLAYRNAPNFWRSIRSRLIDLKSDLEPPKELEYGFSSAPVEPAEARAKRVQLLESQIAEIRQRYKATPQDQIPTMLLLAQAYLDDRQYEKAFEVYSDLLLLLSTPDDLTHRALALYRLGAILHIWGYYEKSLQHYRDSLALYIKIGDLEHIAELLHQIGLLYQDLGEFDKAIDYYSRSLSHNRELKNSDASAGTRLNLGTVYEDIGLHVKAIEHYREAFESFKQNNNLRGMGVSLLYAGQVYEERGLHKEALKYYLAAQSILDKTTSIYRTTVRKHLGNLEHTLGKEQYDKLVQSIFSAKKNPAASSPTS from the coding sequence GTGAGACAGCTTTTGACGGCAGAGCACCTGCAGCACATCTTTGCTGACATTGAAGCAGCCAAAAAAGCTGGCGAAGCAAAGATTTGGGCTGTGAAGATTAACTCGCCTGTGTGGCGAATCAGAATTGTTGGACAGATTATTCAGGCTGCTGAGCGCCTACAGCTTATTGCCCGAGAAGTTAGTCTTGTCGGTCAGCCAAACATTTTCCAGCAAATTGAAAAAGATCTCTCTAAGCCTCCTCATCGCTTGGATTGTGTAGTAATTAACGCATATGCGGATTCTTCAAAAGATGCCCCGAGCGAAGAGTATCTCTGCCAATTGCTCGAGCTTTTCGCTCATCAAGCTCATCAATACAGTTATGTGTTTGTCTTCTGCTTGCCGACTTTTCTACTCGACCTTGCCTATCGCAATGCGCCAAACTTCTGGCGCAGTATTCGCTCGCGTCTTATCGACTTGAAGTCAGACCTCGAACCGCCCAAAGAGTTGGAGTATGGTTTTTCGTCCGCCCCAGTTGAACCTGCTGAGGCACGAGCGAAGCGCGTGCAACTTCTCGAGTCGCAAATTGCAGAAATCCGCCAGCGTTATAAAGCCACGCCGCAAGACCAAATTCCTACAATGCTGCTTCTTGCCCAAGCCTATCTTGATGACCGCCAATACGAGAAAGCGTTTGAGGTCTACAGCGACCTTTTGCTGCTGCTCAGCACGCCTGACGACCTCACACACCGTGCGCTGGCACTTTACCGCTTGGGTGCCATTCTCCACATCTGGGGCTACTACGAAAAATCCTTACAGCACTACCGCGATAGCTTAGCCCTGTATATCAAAATCGGTGACCTTGAACACATCGCTGAGCTTCTACATCAAATTGGCTTACTTTACCAAGACTTGGGTGAGTTTGACAAGGCAATTGACTACTACTCACGCAGCCTTTCGCATAATCGGGAGCTAAAAAATTCGGATGCTTCGGCTGGCACACGGCTTAATCTTGGCACGGTGTATGAAGATATTGGTCTGCACGTTAAGGCTATTGAACACTATCGTGAAGCCTTTGAATCCTTCAAACAGAATAATAACCTGCGCGGAATGGGGGTGTCGCTTCTTTATGCTGGGCAGGTTTATGAAGAGCGCGGGCTACACAAAGAGGCTCTCAAATACTACCTTGCGGCACAAAGCATTCTGGACAAAACGACTTCCATCTATCGCACCACCGTGCGCAAGCATTTGGGAAACCTTGAACACACGCTTGGCAAAGAACAATATGACAAGTTGGTTCAAAGCATTTTTTCTGCCAAGAAGAACCCTGCTGCCTCATCACCGACTTCGTAG
- a CDS encoding oligosaccharide flippase family protein gives MIRHLRTHWHSASVSLQAALQQLRTSRLARHAAASMFLMIFSRIAGFFAMTYAARCLGPESFGISGTIYLSAAYFALLANFGFDAVSVRQIAVQKHNVHQIAKPLLSFRALVLLGLSLVWGSVCWFVVPSDQRWLWLLGIAFLWTQGLNFLFVFQGLEEIGWHYATLALQSGLSALLIFLFFSPGMPVGSDLVVTVLAGLVSTLTAAYLYYRKTQHCPIGRFSFAEVATTFRESWRYWLLTTVNFTVVNAQVPLLALMADAHAVGIYRSGYAMAMALDLFFSSVYSLFLPRLSIWQAIGKDTFQKKLTATFWLCVALGGSLTTIVCLSAPMIYKLLLGDAFLTGVAVLQVLAITRFIAFIAQPYWHALIALQQGSATLQIGIFSNALYVLLAISTVPSCGPLAMALSALAADSTTMALSYWFVKRKLEQSTVLSEDAATHRLARQDDNATDKAV, from the coding sequence ATGATTAGGCATCTCCGCACACACTGGCATAGCGCCAGTGTCTCTCTACAGGCTGCTTTACAGCAGCTTAGAACTTCACGCCTTGCCCGCCACGCTGCAGCTTCAATGTTCCTCATGATTTTTTCGCGCATCGCCGGCTTCTTTGCGATGACATACGCAGCGCGTTGCCTTGGGCCAGAGAGTTTTGGTATTTCGGGCACCATTTACCTATCAGCCGCCTATTTTGCATTACTGGCAAATTTTGGTTTCGATGCGGTATCCGTGCGTCAAATTGCCGTTCAAAAGCATAATGTGCATCAGATTGCAAAGCCGCTGCTGTCATTTCGTGCACTTGTCTTGCTTGGGCTTTCGCTGGTGTGGGGCAGTGTGTGCTGGTTTGTGGTGCCAAGTGACCAGCGCTGGTTATGGCTGCTGGGTATTGCATTTCTTTGGACGCAAGGTCTGAACTTTCTTTTCGTCTTTCAAGGTCTGGAAGAAATAGGCTGGCATTATGCCACGCTGGCGCTTCAATCTGGTCTTTCTGCGCTGCTTATTTTTCTGTTCTTTTCTCCAGGAATGCCAGTGGGGTCTGACTTAGTTGTAACTGTTCTCGCTGGTCTTGTATCGACGTTGACTGCTGCCTACCTCTACTATCGTAAAACACAGCACTGTCCAATTGGGCGATTTTCATTCGCCGAGGTTGCCACCACTTTCCGCGAATCGTGGCGATACTGGTTGCTGACAACCGTCAACTTCACGGTTGTGAATGCTCAGGTGCCCTTGCTTGCACTGATGGCTGATGCGCACGCAGTAGGAATTTATCGCTCGGGCTATGCGATGGCAATGGCGTTAGATCTTTTTTTTAGCAGCGTTTATTCGCTCTTTTTGCCACGCCTATCGATCTGGCAAGCAATCGGCAAAGATACATTTCAGAAAAAGCTCACGGCTACTTTCTGGCTGTGTGTCGCCTTAGGTGGTAGTCTGACAACAATTGTGTGTCTTAGCGCGCCGATGATTTACAAGTTGCTGTTAGGCGACGCTTTTCTGACAGGTGTTGCGGTTCTTCAGGTTTTAGCGATTACACGCTTTATCGCATTTATCGCTCAACCTTACTGGCATGCACTTATCGCATTGCAGCAGGGGTCTGCAACGCTGCAAATTGGCATATTCAGCAATGCCCTCTATGTTCTGCTTGCTATCTCCACTGTGCCAAGTTGCGGCCCGCTGGCAATGGCTCTCAGCGCCCTTGCTGCGGACAGCACAACGATGGCATTAAGTTACTGGTTCGTCAAACGCAAACTGGAACAGAGCACAGTACTCTCTGAAGATGCGGCGACGCATCGCCTTGCACGGCAGGATGACAACGCAACTGATAAGGCCGTATGA
- the wecB gene encoding UDP-N-acetylglucosamine 2-epimerase (non-hydrolyzing) — protein MVAGARPNFMKIAPIHRELQKCQNYQSIILHTGQHYDEKMSKVFFQDLELPEPNIYLGVGSGSHAEQTAKIMVEFEKVLEREVPDMVIVVGDVNSTLACSIVAAKMLVPVAHVEAGLRSGDRTMPEEINRIVTDSISDVLFVSEPSGLHNLIKEGVPEEKIFYVGNVMIDSLVQQMPKANQSKVLETLGLKPKTYTLVTLHRPSNVDEKESLEKILRIFETIAKKSKIVFPIHPRTQKMLETFGLMEKAKSIEGLLLIEPQGYIEFLKLMKEAQLVITDSGGVQEETTVLGVPCLTMRENTERPITIEVGTNRLVGTDEKEVCQVALETLSGKVKRSKIPEKWDGRAAERIVQHLNEIFKTW, from the coding sequence TTGGTTGCAGGCGCACGACCGAACTTTATGAAAATTGCGCCAATCCATCGAGAACTGCAAAAGTGCCAAAACTATCAATCGATTATTCTGCATACAGGTCAGCACTACGACGAAAAAATGTCCAAGGTGTTCTTTCAAGACCTTGAACTGCCTGAACCGAACATTTACTTAGGCGTTGGCTCTGGCTCGCACGCTGAGCAGACGGCAAAAATAATGGTCGAGTTTGAGAAAGTCTTGGAGAGGGAAGTGCCCGATATGGTAATTGTGGTGGGCGATGTCAACTCAACGCTGGCATGCTCAATTGTAGCTGCAAAAATGCTGGTGCCTGTTGCACACGTGGAAGCTGGCTTACGCAGCGGTGACCGCACGATGCCTGAGGAAATCAACCGTATTGTAACGGATAGCATCTCTGATGTGCTCTTTGTGAGCGAACCCTCTGGTTTGCATAATCTTATCAAAGAGGGTGTGCCCGAAGAGAAGATTTTCTACGTGGGCAATGTGATGATTGACAGTCTCGTGCAGCAGATGCCGAAAGCCAATCAATCGAAGGTGCTGGAAACGCTGGGACTCAAGCCAAAGACTTATACGCTGGTAACGCTGCATCGCCCTAGCAATGTGGATGAAAAAGAAAGCCTCGAGAAAATTTTGCGCATCTTCGAGACTATTGCCAAAAAATCTAAAATTGTCTTCCCTATTCATCCACGCACGCAGAAAATGCTTGAAACCTTTGGCTTGATGGAAAAAGCAAAGTCAATTGAAGGGTTGCTCCTAATTGAGCCGCAAGGCTACATTGAATTTTTGAAGCTGATGAAAGAAGCCCAGCTAGTGATTACGGACTCAGGCGGGGTGCAGGAAGAGACAACCGTATTAGGCGTGCCGTGCCTTACAATGCGAGAAAATACCGAGCGCCCGATTACAATTGAAGTAGGCACTAATCGCTTGGTGGGCACCGATGAAAAAGAAGTCTGCCAAGTAGCGCTGGAAACCCTCAGTGGCAAGGTCAAGCGCAGTAAAATTCCAGAGAAGTGGGATGGGCGCGCTGCTGAGCGAATTGTGCAGCACCTCAACGAAATTTTCAAGACTTGGTAA